GATGCCGATGCGCACATGCGGTTCGCCGCCCGAGAGGAACGACTCGATATCCGACTCGGCGACGACGCGCCCGTCGACGATGACCGACAGCGAGTCGGCGATCTGTTCGATCTCGGAGAGGATGTGCGACGACACCAGGACGGTGCGGCCCGAGTCGGCCAGGCTGCGCATGGTGGCGCGGATGTCGTGGATGCCGACGGGGTCCAGCCCGTTGGTCGGTTCGTCGAAGATCAGCACCTCGGGGCGCTTCAGCAGCGTCGCGGCGATGGCGAGGCGCTGCCGCTGCCCGAGCGAGTAGGCCCGGTACGGGATCTCGGCATGGTCGTCGAGGCTGACCTCCAGCAGCACCTCGGTGATCCGACGGCGATCGACACCGATCGCGGCGCCGAGCACCAGCAGGTTCTGCCTTCCGGTCATCCTGGGCGCGAACTTGGGAGACTCGACGATGGCCCCCACCTGGGAGATCACCCGCGGCAACGCCTCGGGCACCCGCTGGCCGAGGATCTCGGCATGGCCAGCGTTCGCCCTTGTCAGGCCCAGGATCACGCGGATGGAGGTGGTCTTTCCCGAGCCGTTGGGCCCGAGCAGTCCGTGCACACCGCCGCGCGGCACGTTGAGGTTGAGGCCGCGGAGCACCTCGCGGCCCCCGTAGCGTTTGACCAGGTCGGTGCAGCGGATCGCCCAGTCGTCGGCGCGGGCGGCCCACCGGACGTCTGTCATGGGACGAGCCTATGCACGCCGCGGGGCAGGCGCATCACACCAGGGTGCCCCTGGGGAGGCGGTCGCCGTCGGACTCCGGTAGCGGGCTGTAGCCGGACACCGTCATCGCCCGCCACAGCACGACGGCGGGGACGGCGACCACGAACATCGCCCAGTACGGCGCGATCTTGTCCTGCAGCGCCGGCAGCAGCGAGAAGGCGAGCACGCACACCAGCCACACCCGGTGCCAGCGGGCGGGCAGGCCAGCGAATGCGTACAGCGGCAGTAGCCAGGTCAGGTACCAGGGCTGCAGGGCGGGCGCCAGCACGCAGGCAGCGGTGAGCACCGCCAGCGTGAACCGCCAGGGTGCCCCGACCGAGTCGCCGCGGGGCCCGAACCGCACCCACAGCAGCACGACGGCGAGGGCGATGCACACCGTCGACACGGCGCCCACCAGGGCGTTGGCGACGGGGAATGAGAAGACCTCGTTGTAGCGCAGGAACGACGCGACCCAGGAGAACGGGGCGTTGCTGGTGGCCTCGATGGGGTTGCCCGCCGTCGGGTTCCGCCAGCCGAGGCCGCGGGACGCGGACGTGAGCAGGAACGTGGCGACGGTGACGGCGCCGGGAAGCACCGCGGTGACGGCGAGTCGCCCCCAGCCCTTCCAGGCCGGGTGCCGGGCCGCCCAGCCGAGGGCGACGACTCCCAGGCCG
The DNA window shown above is from Tessaracoccus defluvii and carries:
- a CDS encoding ABC transporter ATP-binding protein, yielding MTDVRWAARADDWAIRCTDLVKRYGGREVLRGLNLNVPRGGVHGLLGPNGSGKTTSIRVILGLTRANAGHAEILGQRVPEALPRVISQVGAIVESPKFAPRMTGRQNLLVLGAAIGVDRRRITEVLLEVSLDDHAEIPYRAYSLGQRQRLAIAATLLKRPEVLIFDEPTNGLDPVGIHDIRATMRSLADSGRTVLVSSHILSEIEQIADSLSVIVDGRVVAESDIESFLSGGEPHVRIGIGDRVEAMDVLRRAGWRVESGDGELRVLPRAGGELDPAGIARTLGEEGLWPSELVAQRQSLEQVFLELTSGAADWKPDPEGWR